A window from Candidatus Bathyarchaeota archaeon encodes these proteins:
- a CDS encoding HAD family hydrolase, translating to MPTKAILFDMFDTLVIINKNHDFYSPAVKRMYNYLNQNGIDVPFEKFNDTYTQERDRIYAQADANWEEPHFNVRVVETLKALGYNYPLSSPVVSTATSEFCEEFMKVVQVDPDAQALLSQLEGKYLLGVVSNFAIPECVLKLLRIHGLDEYFDVVTVSAAVNKRKPSPEIFELTLNMLKVKASDAVFVGDTIDADVEGPKAVGMKSVYIERRPQTPSEKFCPDQTIQRLSELPLALTRC from the coding sequence ATGCCTACGAAAGCTATTTTGTTTGACATGTTCGACACACTCGTGATTATCAACAAGAATCACGATTTCTACAGCCCAGCCGTAAAAAGAATGTACAACTACCTAAACCAAAACGGCATAGACGTGCCCTTTGAGAAATTCAACGACACCTACACTCAGGAACGGGACCGCATCTACGCCCAAGCCGACGCCAACTGGGAAGAACCCCACTTCAACGTCCGCGTTGTGGAGACCCTCAAAGCCTTAGGCTACAACTACCCCCTCTCAAGTCCCGTAGTGTCGACAGCGACCAGCGAGTTCTGCGAGGAATTCATGAAAGTAGTCCAAGTGGACCCCGACGCTCAAGCGCTACTCAGCCAATTAGAAGGCAAATACCTCTTAGGCGTCGTATCTAACTTTGCTATCCCCGAATGCGTCCTAAAACTGCTCCGAATCCACGGCCTCGACGAGTACTTTGATGTTGTAACAGTTTCGGCTGCGGTGAATAAGCGCAAGCCTAGCCCCGAAATTTTTGAACTCACTCTCAATATGTTAAAAGTAAAGGCTTCAGATGCTGTTTTTGTAGGCGACACTATAGACGCTGATGTTGAAGGACCAAAAGCTGTGGGCATGAAGTCGGTGTATATTGAACGGCGGCCTCAAACGCCTTCAGAAAAGTTTTGTCCCGACCAAACAATCCAGCGCCTAAGCGAGTTGCCCTTGGCGCTCACACGCTGCTAA
- a CDS encoding winged helix-turn-helix domain-containing protein, whose product MLTQKMLYSKQKRRDHLRIIADILDITQEGVLKTQIMYRASLSFTQLNAYVTYLLEHNLIIQTSQDKKDIYLITAKGMDFLRCHRKLILMLKNSGKTKKSASPLEESILAACERQGQLA is encoded by the coding sequence GTGTTGACTCAAAAGATGCTGTATTCTAAACAGAAAAGACGCGACCATTTACGAATAATTGCGGACATACTGGACATAACCCAAGAAGGCGTCCTAAAGACACAGATAATGTATAGAGCAAGCCTAAGTTTCACTCAACTAAACGCCTACGTCACTTACTTGCTAGAGCACAACTTGATAATTCAAACCAGCCAAGACAAAAAAGACATATACCTCATAACAGCAAAAGGCATGGATTTTCTTCGATGCCACCGAAAACTAATCCTGATGCTCAAAAACTCGGGCAAAACAAAAAAATCTGCCTCGCCGCTTGAGGAGTCAATCTTAGCAGCGTGTGAGCGCCAAGGGCAACTCGCTTAG
- a CDS encoding metallophosphoesterase, producing MSTENLYCHKTQPQTMLIGAISDTHDNLPLIEKAIQTLNQQNVELVLHAGDYVAGFVVPKLAQLKCPLIGVFGNNDGDHELLKKRFSQTSNCTLHDRFAAVTCGDYRVALLHGDDTELFDSLVDSGYFNAIVHGHSHMKGIQTKGKTLLVNPGEVCGYLTGKGTLAIIDTARNEAKILEL from the coding sequence TTGAGCACAGAAAACCTTTACTGCCACAAAACCCAACCACAAACCATGTTAATCGGCGCAATTTCTGACACCCACGACAACCTTCCCCTCATCGAAAAAGCAATACAAACCCTAAACCAACAAAACGTCGAACTCGTTCTCCACGCAGGCGACTACGTGGCGGGCTTTGTTGTCCCTAAACTTGCCCAGCTAAAATGCCCCTTAATCGGCGTGTTTGGCAACAACGACGGCGACCATGAACTTTTAAAAAAACGGTTCAGTCAAACCAGCAACTGCACTCTTCACGACCGCTTCGCCGCCGTAACCTGTGGAGACTACAGGGTTGCTTTGCTACATGGCGATGACACCGAACTATTCGATTCGTTAGTGGACAGCGGCTACTTCAACGCCATCGTCCATGGACACTCACACATGAAAGGTATCCAAACCAAAGGCAAAACCCTGCTCGTCAACCCCGGCGAAGTCTGCGGCTACCTCACAGGAAAAGGAACCCTCGCCATCATAGACACTGCCAGAAACGAGGCAAAAATACTCGAACTCTAA
- a CDS encoding tetratricopeptide repeat protein — translation MENNSTAFTNAALKLKEAVKYESMGKYESAIMALDEALAIQPDNSDAWLIKGVLLGKQGRCSEAQKCYDKILEYNPQSADAWRLKAATYSSLDQHEKAIECFLCAIKIKPDSLEFRLALAATLQKLKRYEEAEACFAQTKQYWPNDARVDYYTGVMWGNRADYQKGLACFEAALQLKPDFLDAMLAKGIMLGKLGRKEEAQAVANQILEIKGANAKDKPQTASVQSENESIRSDFKVAQEKFKNRFNQS, via the coding sequence ATGGAAAATAATTCTACAGCCTTCACCAATGCAGCGCTTAAACTCAAAGAAGCCGTAAAATACGAGAGCATGGGCAAATACGAAAGCGCAATTATGGCGCTCGACGAAGCACTCGCAATTCAACCCGATAACTCAGATGCATGGCTAATCAAGGGCGTTCTTTTAGGCAAACAGGGTCGATGCAGCGAAGCCCAAAAATGCTATGACAAAATCCTCGAGTACAATCCCCAATCTGCAGATGCTTGGCGCCTCAAAGCAGCTACCTACAGTTCCCTAGACCAACATGAGAAAGCGATTGAATGCTTCCTCTGTGCCATAAAAATCAAACCCGACAGCTTAGAGTTTCGGCTAGCCCTTGCAGCGACACTTCAAAAACTCAAACGCTACGAAGAGGCAGAGGCGTGCTTTGCTCAAACAAAACAGTACTGGCCAAACGATGCGCGAGTGGACTACTACACGGGCGTCATGTGGGGCAACCGCGCTGACTACCAAAAAGGACTCGCCTGCTTCGAGGCTGCCTTGCAGCTAAAACCTGACTTTTTGGATGCAATGCTCGCAAAAGGCATCATGCTGGGTAAACTGGGCAGAAAAGAGGAAGCTCAAGCAGTAGCCAACCAAATCCTCGAAATTAAAGGCGCCAACGCCAAAGATAAGCCGCAAACCGCTTCTGTTCAGTCAGAAAACGAATCCATACGCAGCGATTTTAAGGTAGCTCAAGAGAAATTCAAGAACCGCTTTAACCAAAGTTAA
- a CDS encoding GYD domain-containing protein, with protein sequence MANFVVLGNWTEQGIKKVSEAPQRIKTTHSMIEKAGGKMQLFYTMGVYDFAMIVEGLSDEDMVAILACLGSMGNVRSHTLKAWTEEEGAKILAAAPHP encoded by the coding sequence TTGGCGAATTTTGTTGTGTTAGGTAATTGGACTGAGCAAGGCATCAAAAAAGTCTCCGAAGCTCCCCAACGAATCAAAACTACCCACTCCATGATTGAGAAAGCAGGCGGCAAAATGCAACTCTTCTACACCATGGGCGTATACGATTTTGCGATGATTGTGGAGGGCCTAAGCGATGAGGACATGGTTGCTATATTGGCGTGTTTGGGCAGCATGGGAAACGTCCGCTCACATACCCTCAAGGCTTGGACCGAAGAAGAAGGAGCAAAAATCCTAGCCGCCGCTCCTCATCCGTAG
- the moaA gene encoding GTP 3',8-cyclase MoaA: MTLNDNCGRPLLNIRISVTQRCNLHCTYCHREGEVELANRSAERMSVEEIVRIARVAVGLGISRVKLTGGEPLMREDLPEIVAGISALPGLRDLSLTTNGLLLADVAKRLHDCGLRRVNISLASLNPDTYNRLTGGNLPDALKGVSAALEAGFNPVKLNMVLLKGVNVGDVSDMIEYAGRTGAILQLIELDPVNVGDHYYEVHHRSLDEQEAMLLEKAVSVEKRPFMHNRLIYHLPNATVEVVHPIENTDFCMHCTRIRVTSDGKLKPCLMRNDNLTDILTPLRQGASDEELRGLFVKANSLREPYNRD, translated from the coding sequence TTGACCCTAAATGACAACTGCGGCAGACCGCTCCTAAACATCCGCATATCCGTTACGCAACGCTGCAACCTCCACTGCACCTACTGCCACCGTGAAGGCGAAGTGGAGCTTGCGAATCGGTCTGCGGAGAGGATGTCGGTTGAGGAGATTGTTCGGATTGCCCGTGTTGCGGTGGGTTTGGGGATTTCGCGGGTGAAGTTGACGGGTGGGGAACCGCTTATGCGCGAGGACTTGCCTGAGATTGTGGCGGGAATTTCGGCTTTGCCGGGTCTGCGTGATTTGTCGTTGACTACGAATGGGTTGTTGTTGGCGGATGTGGCAAAGAGGCTGCATGATTGTGGGTTGCGTCGCGTTAACATCAGTTTGGCATCACTAAACCCTGACACCTATAACAGGTTAACTGGCGGAAACTTGCCTGACGCCTTAAAGGGGGTATCGGCTGCGTTGGAGGCTGGTTTTAACCCTGTGAAGCTCAATATGGTTCTGCTAAAAGGCGTCAACGTGGGGGACGTTTCGGATATGATTGAGTATGCGGGACGCACAGGCGCGATTTTGCAGCTCATAGAGTTGGATCCAGTGAACGTCGGTGACCATTACTATGAGGTGCATCACCGCAGCTTAGACGAGCAGGAAGCCATGCTTTTGGAGAAAGCTGTGTCGGTGGAGAAGCGTCCCTTTATGCATAACCGCCTCATCTATCACCTACCAAACGCCACTGTGGAAGTGGTGCATCCCATCGAAAACACCGACTTTTGTATGCACTGCACACGGATACGTGTAACCAGTGACGGCAAACTCAAACCCTGCCTGATGCGCAACGACAACCTCACCGACATTTTAACACCTCTCCGACAGGGAGCAAGCGACGAGGAACTCAGAGGGCTATTTGTGAAAGCTAATTCGTTGCGGGAACCCTACAACAGAGATTAG
- a CDS encoding MogA/MoaB family molybdenum cofactor biosynthesis protein has protein sequence MSESSKQHKSHAPKTLTFGVFICSTSRAQQLASGEKKVSDVGGDKIVELLQKAGQKVVFKKIIPDDETALQDAAMYALGVENLDVAIFSGGTGITPTDITIETVTPFFEKTLPGFGEFFRRISYDKVGSPAVLSRATAGVAKGRAFFCIPGSPDAVQTALETLILPEASHIVKHAREQH, from the coding sequence ATGAGCGAAAGTAGCAAACAACACAAATCACATGCACCCAAAACCCTAACCTTCGGGGTATTTATCTGCAGCACCAGCCGCGCCCAGCAGCTTGCCTCGGGCGAAAAAAAGGTCAGTGACGTGGGCGGCGACAAAATCGTAGAGTTGCTCCAAAAGGCTGGGCAGAAAGTGGTTTTCAAAAAAATCATACCCGACGACGAAACCGCGCTTCAAGACGCCGCCATGTATGCGTTGGGCGTAGAAAATCTTGATGTTGCCATTTTTTCGGGCGGAACAGGCATAACACCAACAGACATTACCATCGAAACCGTAACGCCCTTCTTTGAGAAGACTCTGCCCGGGTTTGGCGAGTTTTTCCGTCGCATCAGCTATGATAAGGTGGGTTCGCCGGCGGTTTTGTCTCGGGCTACCGCGGGGGTTGCGAAGGGACGCGCGTTTTTCTGTATTCCAGGTTCGCCTGATGCAGTGCAAACCGCGTTGGAAACTCTGATTTTGCCTGAGGCATCTCACATCGTTAAACATGCACGTGAACAACATTGA
- the moaC gene encoding cyclic pyranopterin monophosphate synthase MoaC, with protein MLSTGNNAKEGKLLAMIDVSSKAEVNREATAAGTIRLKTQTITLIEAGKIAKGDPLYTAKIAGVLAAKKTSDLIPLCHPLPLTNVEVSVKVLDKTTVEATATVKTRAQTGVEMEALTAVSVALLTVWDMTKQYEKDAGGQYPSTAITQIHVVKKFKQA; from the coding sequence ATGTTATCGACAGGGAATAACGCTAAGGAAGGAAAACTGTTGGCTATGATTGATGTTTCCAGTAAAGCCGAGGTCAACCGCGAAGCCACCGCAGCCGGCACCATACGCCTCAAAACCCAAACCATCACCCTAATCGAGGCAGGCAAAATCGCCAAAGGTGACCCCCTCTACACCGCCAAAATCGCAGGCGTCCTGGCAGCGAAAAAAACCAGCGACCTCATCCCCCTATGCCATCCCCTCCCCCTAACCAACGTGGAGGTTTCGGTGAAGGTTTTGGACAAAACCACGGTTGAAGCCACAGCCACCGTGAAGACCCGTGCGCAGACAGGCGTAGAAATGGAAGCCCTCACCGCGGTTTCCGTGGCTCTTCTCACTGTTTGGGACATGACTAAGCAGTACGAGAAAGACGCTGGCGGGCAGTATCCTTCCACGGCAATTACACAGATTCATGTTGTGAAAAAGTTTAAGCAGGCATAA